GAAAGCATCGAAGTCGACACTGTCACGCTGCGCATGGTGGCCCGCACCCTGCCCGGCAAACAGTTCGAGGCGGGCCGGCAGTTGCGGGTGTTGGTGATGCGAGCACTCGCCCGGGCCGGCATCGTCACGACGGCCGACGCGACGGTGAGCGTCGTCGAGGATGACCCTGGGGTCCCGGCCGCGCAGGCCGCCGAGGCGGCTCGGGAGATCGCGCACGGGTCGGTGCAGCGGTGAAGCTGACACTCAACGTCCTCGAGAAGCACCGCGACGAGGACCGTCGCTGGCCGAGCTATATATTCGGCGGCCGGATGCGCACCTCGACGGTGGCGTTGATCGTCGCCTTCCTTGCCATCTGGTGGGTCTATGACGCCAACCGCCCGGAGCCGGCTCCGAAGCCGTCCGCGCCGCAGGTAGTTCCGCCGGGTTTCGTGCCCGACCCGAACTACACCTGGGTGCCGCGCACCAGGGTGGCGCCGCCGGCACCGACCAACACTTACGTCCCGACCCCGACCCCGACCAGCACAACGCCGACGATCCCGACCACCACGGCGCCGCCACCGCCTCCGACGACCACTGCGCCGCCGCCTTTCCAGCTGCCCTGCCTGCTGCCGCCGCCCTTCTGTCCGCCCAGCGCCAGCCCGACTTCGCCACCCCCTCAGCAACCGATCCCGGGGCCGGGTCCGTTGCCCACATCGGCGCCACCGGCGCGCTGATCTTCGCGGTTCAGCGAAATTCACCGCTACACTGGCGTGCCGTGATGATCACCCTTGACCATGTCAGTAAGAAGTACAAAGCGTCGGCGCGTCCGGCGTTGGACGACGTGAACGTCAAAATCGACAAGGGTGAATTCGTCTTCCTGATCGGCCCGTCGGGTTCGGGTAAGTCGACGTTCATGCGGTTGCTGCTGGCAGCGGAGTCGCCGACGACAGGTGACGTGCGCGTCTCGAAGTTTCACGTCAACAAGCTGCCCGGCCGGCATGTGCCCAAGTTGCGACAGGTGATCGGCTGCGTCTTCCAGGACTTTCGTCTGCTGCAACAAAAGACCGTGTACGAAAACGTCGCCTTCGCGCTGGAAGTCATCGGCAAGCGCGCCGATCAGATCAACCGGGTCGTGCCCGACGTGCTCGAGACGGTCGGCCTGTCCGGCAAAGCCAACCGCCTGCCGACCGAGTTGTCGGGTGGTGAGCAGCAGCGGGTTGCGATCGCGCGTGCGTTCGTCAACCGGCCGCTGGTGCTGCTGGCCGACGAGCCCACCGGCAACCTCGACCCCGACACCAGCAACGACATCATGGACCTGTTGGAGCGGATCAACCGCACGGGGACGACGGTGCTGATGGCGACGCACGACCACCACATCGTCGACTCGATGCGGCAGCGCGTCGTAGAGCTGTCGCTGGGCCGGCTCGTTCGCGACGAGCAGCGCGGCGTCTACGGGATGGACCGCTAGTGCGCTTCGGCTTCCTACTCAACGAAGTCCTGACCGGGCTTCGCCGCAATGTCACGATGACGGTCGCGATGATCCTGACGACGGCGATCTCGGTCGGCCTGTTCGGCGGCGGTCTACTGGTGGTTCGGTTGGCGGAGCACTCCCGCGCCATCTACCTCGATCGCGTCGAGACGCAGGTGTTTCTCACCGAAGACGTCTCCGCCAACGATCCGGCCTGCAGCACCAATCCGTGTAAGGCGTTGCGGACGAAGATCGAGGGCCGCGAGGACGTCAAATCGGTTCGGTTCCTTAATCGTCAAGACGCTTACGACGACGCCATCCGAAAGTTCCCGCAGTACAAGGATGTTGCCGGCAAGGATTCTTTTCCCGCGTCGTTCATCGTCAAGCTGAACAATCCCGAGCAGCACAAGGACTTTGACCTGGCGATGCAGGGCCAGCCCGGGGTGCTCTCCGTGCTCAATCAGAAAGACCTGATCGACCGGCTCTTCGCGGTCCTGGACGGCCTGAGTAATGTCGCGTTCGCTGTCGCATTGGTGCAGGCTGTCGGTGCGATCCTGTTGATTGCCAACATGGTTCAGGTGGCGGCGTATACCCGGCGTACGGAGATCGGGATCATGCGGCTTGTGGGGGCCAGTCGCTGGTACACCCAGCTGCCGTTCCTGGTGGAGGCCATGCTCGCGGCGGCGCTTGGTGTGGCGATCGCGATCGGCGGCTTGATCGTGGTGCGGGCGCTGTTCCTGGACAACGCGTTAAACCAGTTCTACCAAGCCAATCTTATCGCGCGGGTTGACTACGCCGACATTCTCTACATCTCGCCGATTCTGTTCCTGCTCGGCGTGTCGATGGCCGGGCTGACGGCATACGCGACACTGCGCCTGTACGTACGGCGTTAGCTGTGGCGGACAAGTCCCGTGGCGGCAAGGCCGGCGGCGGCAAGGGCGGCAGCAAACACATTGTGGCCACCAACCGCAAGGCCCGGCACAACTATACGGTCCTAGAGGTCTTCGAGGCCGGGGTGGCCCTGCAGGGTACCGAGGTGAAAAGCCTGCGGCAGGGACATGCGTCTTTGGCCGATGCTTTCGCAACCGTCGACGACGGCGAAGTGTGGTTGCGTAATCTGCACATTCCCGAGTACGCCCACGGTAGCTGGACAAACCATGAGCCGCGTCGAAACCGAAAACTGTTGTTACATAGGGCACAAATCGACAGACTGGTCGGGAAGATACAGGATGGTAACCTCACGCTAATGCCACTGTCATTGTATTTCTCCGAGGGCAAGGTCAAGGTCGAGCTCGCGCTAGCGCGAGGCAAGCAGGCACATGACAAGCGCCAGGACATGGCGCGCCGAGACGCCCAGCGTGAAGTACTGCGTGAACTGGGTCGCCGAGCAAAGGGTATGAACTGATCGGAGCCGCTTACGCCCAGCTGTCCGCCGTCTCGTACGGGGTCAGCGATTTTATGGGCGGCGTGGCAGCCCGCCGGGTGGCGGCGCTCCGCGTGATGCTGGCCGCATACCCAGTCGAGGCGGTGGCGCTGGGCCTGCTGGCGCTGGCTGTGGGCGGCCCGATTCATTCCGGCGCCATCTTCTGGGGCTGCCTGTACGGCGTCGGTCAGGCGTTCGGCATGTGGGCGTTCTATGCCGCGCTCGGCTCCGGCCCGATCTCGGTGGTCGCGCCATTGGCGGGCGTGCTCAACGCCGCCGTACCCGTAGCAGTCGGCGTCGCCCTGGGAGAGAGACCCGGTCCAGCCGCGTCGGCGGGCGTCGTGCTGGCGATCGTCGCGGTGATGCTGGTCAGCCGTGAGGCCTCGGTCGAGGGCAAGACGCAGTTCCGTTTCACCCCAAAAGTGGCCTGGCTCACAATTTTGGCCGGGTGTGCCTTCGGGCTCGACTTGGTGTTCCTGCATCAGTCGCCACACGACTCCAAGCTGTGGCCACTGATGTTCGCGCGGCTGTCGGCCTCAGTGGTTATCACTGTGCTGGCCGCGTCCAGACGTACCTTGCGGCTGCCACGGGGGCAGTCGATGAAGCTGGCGCTGGCCATCGCGCTACTGGACATCTGTGCCCTGGTGACGCAGTTGATTGCGCTGCAGTCCTGGCTGCTGTCGTTGGCTAGCATCATGATTTCGCTGTATCCGGCCGCGACCGTCGTGCTGGCGATGATGGTGTTGCGCGAGCGAGTCACTCGTTGGCAGGGGATCGGCATGGTGATGGCCATGGGATCCGTGGCGATGATCGCCGCCAACTAACATCTCCGACGCGACCTACTATGGTCCCGGCGGGACAAGGTCGGGAGAAGACGTTGGGTGAAGACCCGGTTATTCGGGAGCTATCCGCTGCCGTGGAACGCAGCCCCGATGTGGTCGAGTTGCGGTTGCATCTGGCCGGCTTGCTGGCGGACCGCGGGCGCTACGCGGAAGCGCTGGGCCATTGCAGTGCGGCGTTGAGCCAAGACGCCGGCAACGCCAGCGCGCTGAGTCTGGTGCAGCGCTGCAGCACGGCGCTTGCGGCGACCTCGCAGGCGGCAGCCGGGGCAGCGCCGGTGGCGGGGCGGGCCGCCGGCGACGAGCAATTCGACTGGTCCAGCGCGGAACGACAAGTCGCCGACATCATCGAGCCCGCGTTCGTCGAACCGTCCGCCGATGTCGTCAACGAAGGCGACTTCGACGTCGTGGCGCGCAGCGGGATACGGCTTAACGATGTCGCGGGTATGGCCGATGTCAAACGGCAGATTGAACTTTCGCTGCTCGGCCCGATCCGCAATCCAGAGCTGATGAAGGCGTATAAGGTCTCGGCACGCGGTGGTCTGTTGCTGTACGGGCCGCCGGGGTGTGGCAAAACGTATATTGCCAAGGCCATTTCGGGTGAACTCGGGGCGAATTTCTATCAGGTTGGAATCGCCGACGTTCTGCACCATTGGTTTGGAGAAAGCGAACGCAGCATCCGTTCGGTTTTCGACAGTGCGCGCCGTAATGCGCCCTGCGTGCTGTTCTTCGACGAGCTGGATGCCCTGGGGCACCGGCGCTCGGCGTTGAGTGGAAGCTCCGGGATGCGTCCCGTCGTCAATACCTTGCTGGAAGAAATGGACTCGGCGACTTCGACCAATGACGGGGTGTATGTCCTCGGTGCCACGAACGCACCCTGGGATGTCGACCCGGCGTTGCGTCGGCCCGGCCGGTTCGACCGGATGATCTTCGTGGGATTGCCCGACGCCGAAGCTAGGGCAGGAATTCTGCGCTCGCACCTCAAAGATCGCCCAGTGGCGGGCATTGACCCTAAATCGATCGCGAAGCGTACCGACGGCTTCTCGGGCGCCGACCTTGCCCATGTGTGTGACAGTGCAACGCAACTGGCCATGGCGGCGTCGATGCGCAGCGGGCAGGTTCGTCCAGTGACGATGGCCGATGTCGACGAAGCGACGGCGCAGATC
The DNA window shown above is from Mycobacterium sp. Aquia_216 and carries:
- the ftsE gene encoding cell division ATP-binding protein FtsE yields the protein MITLDHVSKKYKASARPALDDVNVKIDKGEFVFLIGPSGSGKSTFMRLLLAAESPTTGDVRVSKFHVNKLPGRHVPKLRQVIGCVFQDFRLLQQKTVYENVAFALEVIGKRADQINRVVPDVLETVGLSGKANRLPTELSGGEQQRVAIARAFVNRPLVLLADEPTGNLDPDTSNDIMDLLERINRTGTTVLMATHDHHIVDSMRQRVVELSLGRLVRDEQRGVYGMDR
- the ftsX gene encoding permease-like cell division protein FtsX, with the protein product MRFGFLLNEVLTGLRRNVTMTVAMILTTAISVGLFGGGLLVVRLAEHSRAIYLDRVETQVFLTEDVSANDPACSTNPCKALRTKIEGREDVKSVRFLNRQDAYDDAIRKFPQYKDVAGKDSFPASFIVKLNNPEQHKDFDLAMQGQPGVLSVLNQKDLIDRLFAVLDGLSNVAFAVALVQAVGAILLIANMVQVAAYTRRTEIGIMRLVGASRWYTQLPFLVEAMLAAALGVAIAIGGLIVVRALFLDNALNQFYQANLIARVDYADILYISPILFLLGVSMAGLTAYATLRLYVRR
- the smpB gene encoding SsrA-binding protein SmpB, giving the protein MADKSRGGKAGGGKGGSKHIVATNRKARHNYTVLEVFEAGVALQGTEVKSLRQGHASLADAFATVDDGEVWLRNLHIPEYAHGSWTNHEPRRNRKLLLHRAQIDRLVGKIQDGNLTLMPLSLYFSEGKVKVELALARGKQAHDKRQDMARRDAQREVLRELGRRAKGMN
- a CDS encoding EamA family transporter: MGGVAARRVAALRVMLAAYPVEAVALGLLALAVGGPIHSGAIFWGCLYGVGQAFGMWAFYAALGSGPISVVAPLAGVLNAAVPVAVGVALGERPGPAASAGVVLAIVAVMLVSREASVEGKTQFRFTPKVAWLTILAGCAFGLDLVFLHQSPHDSKLWPLMFARLSASVVITVLAASRRTLRLPRGQSMKLALAIALLDICALVTQLIALQSWLLSLASIMISLYPAATVVLAMMVLRERVTRWQGIGMVMAMGSVAMIAAN
- a CDS encoding ATP-binding protein, which produces MGEDPVIRELSAAVERSPDVVELRLHLAGLLADRGRYAEALGHCSAALSQDAGNASALSLVQRCSTALAATSQAAAGAAPVAGRAAGDEQFDWSSAERQVADIIEPAFVEPSADVVNEGDFDVVARSGIRLNDVAGMADVKRQIELSLLGPIRNPELMKAYKVSARGGLLLYGPPGCGKTYIAKAISGELGANFYQVGIADVLHHWFGESERSIRSVFDSARRNAPCVLFFDELDALGHRRSALSGSSGMRPVVNTLLEEMDSATSTNDGVYVLGATNAPWDVDPALRRPGRFDRMIFVGLPDAEARAGILRSHLKDRPVAGIDPKSIAKRTDGFSGADLAHVCDSATQLAMAASMRSGQVRPVTMADVDEATAQIRPSTGPWFEVARNIVEFGNNDGTYDDLAKYLRRRKIR